Genomic segment of Panicum virgatum strain AP13 chromosome 2K, P.virgatum_v5, whole genome shotgun sequence:
GAGCACTGACGATATGATCGTAGAATTTTAATTCAACGACATATTTAGAGAAAACTTAATCTCCATAATTTCCAGCAACTTGATTACCTAGCCATATTTATATTGTGTCGTAAACATTTGTTGTCAAGGATTATCCCACAGGATCAATCCAAATAAAGAAGGAATTTATTTAGTGGACATGGTCCCACAAATAATATACTTAGGGAATTAAATACTTCCAAACTCTCACAAAGAGTAAAGGAAATTTCACACAAATCGCATGAAGCGATATTGTGATAATTGGTTTTGGTCGAGCCATATTAATTCTCCCTATAGTTATTCAACTACTAATCGAGGATGCGTTCTTGTATCCAGATTCGACTCATACTTTATTGAGTTATAAAATATCTGTCACAATGCTTTCCACGTGGAAACTCATAATGACAACAATGATGAATATAAATTCATCATAAAATTGACAGATATATAAAGCAAATGCTTGAAATAATTCTTTTAGTACATCAAACTCATAAAAATGTTGCGTACAAGATAATTTTTAGAATCTTGATATCATCAAGATAAGGCATTATTGCCTTAATCATCCTAAAATTTGGATGACGTCAAAATTATCAGCAATTCAATTAgtcatcacatagataattCAAAATTTCCCAAATCTTCAGATTTTTTTTGTGCACCGCATGTGCCATGGGAATTAGCATTAAGAACCTCTTATTTTAAGATCAAGGTTGAACCACAACAATTCCTTGGACGCATTCAAGCAGTGGTCAATCCATCCATTAGCCGGACTATATTGCTACTTCATAGTACTTATTGATGcatcaactaaacggtcccataTGTATTTGTTATCCACATAAAAATCATGCCTCTGCATGATTCATTGCTCAAATTATCAAATTAAGAGCAAATTATCCGGAATACCTAATAAAATCCATCAGGATTGATAATGCTGCTAAATTCTCCTCAGAAGCCTTCAATTATTATTGTATGGCTCTAAGCATTAATGTGGAATATTTTTAtatcatatatacatatacaaaaTGGATTAGCCAAATCTCTTATCAAGAGATTAATTGACAGACCATTATCAAagaattgcaaatcaccaacaTCATGTTGGCATCATTCGGTCTTACAAACCATAATTAttttatattcatcttactgCAATCATAACGGCACCCCCTGTTACAGTAATTACGTGGAATCTGGCCTCAGCCAAATATTTCCCATCTGCGTGTCGGTTATGTTTCACAAATACCGATATCACCACCGCAGCATACATCTATGGGCGTTGAGGATCCATACAAGATATTTATCCATCATTCATAAAATATCTTGGATCACTCACAAGGGATTTATTCATTCATTTAGAAACTCGTATGCTGATTATATTTTGAGGACAATACCACATATAGAGAATGGTAGGAATTATAAATTATAGAAGAGTGTTATCACATTCGATCCTCGTATCCACGTATAcacaaataatatctaaaccAATAGTTCAGAACATATTATATTTGCAATACATTGCAAATAACCTGCCAAATGCATTTACTCATCAAAAGTGTCATCAAATAATATTCCTACAAGTAAAGTGCTAGAAAAAAGTGAAATGTCACTCAACTCCCATAAGAGGGGGATAAGTATGGTCACAAGCTAGAAATACAGCTTATTACAAGCATCCGCGGGAATAGGGGAAGACATCCTCCAGGACAGTAAATGCAAATCAACATTATAAATATTGTTAGACACTTTATTTATAGATTTATTCGAATCCAAAGCCTATGAATGTTTTGCATTCAAAAGCCCAGTATATGTGCACGTAAATTAGGCACTGGGTCGTGGAATGCCCTAATTCTATAGTCGTGGGAAATGACATAGAATTTAAAAGTGTTAATTTCTCACAACTTATATATTGAGTCTGATCAATCAATCATATTAAGACTACAAATTTGTCGACATATACTCCTATTGAAAATTGCAATGCACTTTTAActggatccagaccaaaaagtcCTAGGCAGAGTGTTAACAAACACTCAAATTGGGTCAAATCAAAAAGTGGCAATTAAGGAGAAGTGCTCTCATTTTCACATAAGGAAGTATCATCTACTTCTCATTATAATTTTCTTCAAGAAAACATGGTGGTGAGACAACGAGAGCTTGTAGCATATGATTTCATGCAGAGACCGAGAAACATACCATCATGGTATGCGTGAGAATTATGTTCCCATATTCAATCATTGGCAGATCAATTAAATTTGATATATTTGGATTTATATATCCCTAGAGGATTTTATATTCTAATCCAAAATGAAAAATCGCAATATATAATTACATACAAGTCACTCTATGACTTGAGATAGTCAGGTTGATCGTGGTACAACTGACTACATGAGTATCTCCTATAAAAAGGATTGCTCTAATCACTATGAATGCATATGTGTGTTCATAAATAAATTCCAAATAGAATTTGCATCATCTCAACACACAAACAACAAGCGTTCATTTATGACAGAATTCAAGATGAAAGTTGGCGAGACCAACAGATATTTAAGTTTTCAACTTAAGCACATATATCAGTTTGTCAATATTCAATTAATATTGAACAATCGTATCCATCAAACACTTGTGTTCATTCAATCCCTAAAAAATAGATCAATATCCAATTCGACCCTGGGATAGAAACTGAGTGCCAAAGCGCTATAGTATCGTACAAACTACAACAGGGCTGGTATTGCTTTTGTAGATACTTTGCCAAATTAGCGCAACTCCATCTATACCATACATGTAGGAGTCAAATCAGATACACAAATATCTAAATGGCACAATAGATCTTGATTTGTTACTATCAAACGGAACACGACAAAAGTGGGATATCGAGATACTGGCTAACTAATCCCTATTTCGCCAGAATATAAACTGATATCAGAGTACTAAAGTTTTATATGAATTATCAAAATAGATTCTAATGAAAAACTTTGGTCTATTATTCTGAagcattacataaacataagaCTTCTTTGAATGATCAAATTATGATTCCATCGAATCACTAAAACATTATTTATAATGATAATGGagcttttctaaatttatttgcTAAACATAGCATAGCTCCAACAAAATACCATTGGATGTAAATTAAGAATATCTTCAGATATTTCCAAGGTATAATTGATCTTGGTTCTAGCCAAGACAAAACCATTGTTGGTTACACTAAAGCTGGCTACATGTCTATTCCCCGCAATTCTAGACCTAAACAGGTTTTATGATTTTACATGGTGGGACAACTACATCTTGGAAGTCATCAAAGCTGACTCTTGTAGCTATATCCACTAATcattataaaataattacaTTATATGAAGCTTCACATGAAATCATATGGCTTCACAAAATGATCAACCACACACAACAGTCATGTGGCATTGGTTCAATAATGAAAACAACAATTATCTATCAAGATAATTTGCTTGCATTTATGCAATAGAAAGCAAGCTATATAAAGGGCAATATCACAAAATATATTGCTCCTGGGGAAATAGAAACCTTGCAAACCAAATCATGAGATTTGTAAGACTCAGGGGGAGATTCTCTCTGAATCGTAACCAATACAACCAACTATAATCATCAGATTACATAATTGTACTCTTTTCCTAAATGAGTTTTTCCTATCAAGGTTTTTCTCATAtataggtttttaatgaggcaatattTAATGTCCTATCTCTAATTTTCCCCACCGGAGTTTTTAAAGGGACATTCAAGACATATTACATATATCATATTTTCAGTTTTCTCAGTAGAGTTTTTAAGAAGATATTCAAGATATTGTTTCTCCTCATATTTTCCCATCGGGTTTTGGGGGAGAAtaagttcaaacatgatcagcagatcATAATCATTCAAATTTGCTATGAGTTTTCCTTTTGAGGTTTTTctcatataagtttgcaatcaatgatattccatatcattttctccttatatttttcccactgggttttaaAGGAGTTTTTAATGGAATACCAACACATATATGTCTTATCaatattttcttctattttcccAAAGGGTTTAAGGAGTTTTTCCATGACATATACATACACAAATTGGTTTCTCCTCAAatttttcccacagggttttTAGAGGAGTTTTTCCATATAAAAATCAAACAAtgattgattacaagaccacaagaagaaacATTGATTACAAGACCTCAAGAAGGacaaattgatcaagggggagtgttatgaagaaaatagttaattagtgatcaattagtgtaattatttatataattctataattagtagGCAAATCCCACTTGGGAAACTTCCACCCCCAAAGGGTGCCTTGAAGGGGCCATCCCAAAGGGACATGTCCCTTGGGATGGTGTCTCTTGGTCTTGTATATAAGCAACAATCAATCAATGGGAACACAAAAATTCACTCCATtcattctctcttcactttTACTCTACAACAAAGACCAAGGGAGGCCGAAGGGACATGCCCCTTCGGTATGGCCCCTTCGGGATGGCCCTTTCGTGAGTTGGTCCTTTTGTGGATTGGCCCTTTCATGATGACCCTTTCGTGAAAGATAACCATCTAATGACTGATCTAATTAACTATTAtagaaattgatcactaattctaATTTCTTCGTAACACTCCTCCTTGatcaattttcttcttcttgtggtcttgtaatcaatttaatcttgttgtggtcttgtaatcaattgAATAACTCCTTGAAAACCCTATGTGAAAAATCAGGAGATGCGATATATATATAACTCCCCCAAAAACGTTTTAGGAAAAATATGAGGAGAAACTTTGAAAAACTATGTGGGAAAAACCAAAGTAATTCCGGTATACTAGACAAAACTCCTTAAAACCCAATAGGAAAAATAAGGAGAAACACCATAATATACAATTATCAATGTTAGTAGACCCTTGAGATAAACCCAGAGTCTTAGTCTAATAACACCTTGACCTTATGGTCAATATGCTTCAACTATCATCTTTCGAAAACCCCCGTGGAGAAAATAGGTGATATAGCATATACCTTTGAGCTGGCATTGCctcatcaaaaactttatatgagaaaccttAAAGGAAAAACtcacataaagaaaagagtgcaaTGCATGTTATGTCCGAGTATCATCCACCAACAATTTCATGGGAAAAATGGATGATATGACATGACCTTGTATTGATATTGCCtaattaaaaactttatatgagaaacctcAAGGGAAAAACTCATAGAAAGAAAAGAGTGCAATATGATGTTTGCAACAAGTTACTACTCAGAGAGACTCTCCCCCTAATACTTGCAAATCTCAAAGTAAATTCGTAccaatgcactcaacacataaGAAATGTGGAGTGTGGTAGATTCTATGAATATCTCAGCGAGATTATCACATTACTTAGTTTGCAAGCGTTCATATGTCCATATTATTTATGGAGAAGAACCATCTTAGTGCAAAAATATTACACTAAGTGTAACTTGTCTTCATCTACACAACACAAGTTGCATTACCTTTATAGGTAATGACTATTGATTCAATAGAATCAACACCACATAACTTCAATATGTGATATATCATTCCATCAAGCTATACACATTCATGTGAAGCCTTGTGCAATACAATATCAAAATAATTAGTGGAGTTGACCATTAAATGTCTAGTTAAAGACTATCACAAAATGGTCTTTCCATATGTACATTAAGCATATTAAGCCTTCCAATGACCTGGATTTTGGAATCTTAGAGATAACCGAAATCATTATATCCAAATAATCGGATCATGGATTATACCAAGATGACATGTGCTATTTGAGATATCAAAAGATACTCTTAGTTCCAATCTACCAATATTTGGTTGGACTAGCGCTGCTACTAGATAGCAAATCTTTGCAAAAATAATATCCGACCGGAAATATTTGCAAGATATATCAGTGCATCAATAGCACGGAGATAATGAACCATATGTTCTATTATCTCATCTCAATCACTATAGCATACAAtaatctttctcttttctagaGATAGAACAACCGTAGGATACCTTCATATTGAATCACTCAATATGATCTGGATATAGAAGCTTTGTACAAAATCTTGAGAGAAGATGCTTAGATTataaacacaaaataaaatattGGTTTAGTCTGTATTTTCCATCTTAAACTCTGTCTTTTAGATCATCACGTGCTGCCAATGTATGTTCATTACTAATGGTGTCCAGATTATTGACCACCATACGAGTCTATGAAGTCCACAAAGACAGCAAAATGAACACCCACGTGTAACTAACCTTGTATCCCTTAAGTTTAAGGAATACACACAAAGTCGATAGTACCAAATTCGACTTAACTGCTTTAAGCCATATATTGACTTAAGCAATACACATTATGTGTTGCGATTTTATGTATGATGGTTGATTATGTGAACTCCTTTCCGGAAGCTTCACAAATATGCCAAACCAAGTGATCATATAATATATGCAATCACTATCAATTGCAACAATAGATGCTTTTGTACTGCCAATCAAAAGATAGTATCGAAAATTTATAACAATTATTTTGAAGaataatttgcattgaaaaacaATGCCTGGGCTTTGCGTAAACCCCTTGTGCTACTAGTCTTGCTTTGTATCTCACATATTGTTCTCAATCTATTTTACGATGAAAACACTTATGTATCCCACAGTAAAGATACCTTGAGATGTTAGCTCCGTAGGCTAAAACATCTCTTTCTTGGTGAGCAAGACTATCTCTGTATGTACTACTTCATTCAACAAGTTCCAAGTCTTATTAATTGGATGACTTGGAATGTTGTGTACAATTTATTCAGAGAAATATGTGTCGACACGTGTAGACTTTGTATCATATAATTCTCTAGTCTATCAAGACTCAAAAGTACCATTAATGACTCGTCGTGAATTTGAAAGTGCATCGAGGCCCCTAAATTAATTTAGGTGATTCTTGACAATCACAATTTGGGATATGATGCTTTCAATAAGATGTGTGTaggaataaataaaaataataaagaaaaaggTGAAAGAAAGGCCCCCAATTCAAATTCATTGTATGGTGGATTCTATCGGagatttaattttatttttcggTTTGAAATTGAATATAGGACCACCGTACTATCTAGGTCGTTAAAGTTCTTTATTGAGATAACTTATACACTTGAGAGACACGTTTCACACTCACAAATCACTATGCACAAAACCTCTCTGCACAGGGTCGGATGATCTGGCCCAACCAGCCAGTTCGGCTCTAGACtcggccggatgatccggccctaggccggatgatccgacccttGGAGTTCTTGTGAGCTCCAACCTCTCTGTCCAAGTCCGGATGATCCAGCCCTatcccggatgatccggacctggaaCTTTCTGAGCGCCTGGTAGTCTCTGAGTGACTCCGGATGATCCAACTCTATGCCGGATGATCCGAACCTGTGAGTTTTCGAGTGTGTTTTAGCCTATTCTGTTACCCATCCGGATGATCCGAGGTTACCCATCCGGATGATCCGAGGTCACCTGCGGGagtgggggtataaataccccctcattTACTTCTCTCTTCCCTCACGACCAACCCAGCTCCAAAAGCATTCATTCCTCCACTTCTCTCCCTCCAAAAGCTTGATTCTAGCAAGGATTCACTTAGGGATTGAGAGGAAGTGAGATTTGTGGGTTGGTGTGTGAGCACTTCGTGAGCTAGCACTTGTTCATCTCAAGAAGTACTTGAAGCAACCTTTGATTCGTCGATTCGCGTTctttactcttggagctttgctCCTAGACGGTTAGAGGTGCCGGTGAGCTCCCATTCCTTTGTGGTTGAGCCTCCGGAAGTTTGTATTACCCCATCTCTTCGTGAGAATAATAGTAAGTGACTCAATCCTCCTACGTGGTTGATTGGGCGAGAAAAAAGGGTTATAAGACAACCCTGCTCTTTGCGAGcccctcaacggagacgtagctccTTCGTGGAGTGAACTTCGGGATAAATCTTGTGTCTCCTTTACTTATTATTCTTCATATTGTTTTTGAGCTCGCTTTGACCCGATCTACTTTTTAGCACCATATCTCTTGTGTAGAACTTGCTTGCAGGCCTCTTTACTTAATTTGTCAACTTTGTATTCAAAGTGAATCATCAAAAGCTAAGTAGATTTCAAATCTTGTACAAGATTCTTTCTTActgccggatcatccgaccctacGCAGGATCATCCGGACCTGGGAAggaccggaagatccgacgtAAGGCCGGATCATCTGGACCTGATGTTTTTTCTACCAAGTATTTTAGGAAATTTTTAAACAGGCCTATTCACTCCCCCTCCTAGGCCTAGTGTCGATCCTTTCGATTAGTATTGGAGCCTAATCTCTTGATTAAGGCTTAGCCGCTAAAGAAAAAGCACTATGGTCGGTGGTAAGGATGAAAGTGTTGGTGGCacttcctgtactttcgaagtcaATGATAGTGACTTTGAAGTGAGCGATATTGAAGGAGAAAtggaagaggaagaaaagagagTCGAGCTTAGAGAgaagataaagaaaaagatgaacgAAAGACTcgagaagaaggctcaaatgCTTTTCGATGAGAAGATGAGATTGGAGAAAGAGAATAAGATCTCAGAAGGATATAACTCGGTATCTCTTGCATACGAGACTTCTCAATCCTCTAACTCCTCCAATATTTCTTTATCTACCGTTCCAATGGGCAAACCTTCTCCATTTGATGTAACCGACTATGCCCATTGGAGTGACGATATGCAAGTGCATTTATAGGGACTTAACTCACATCTTTGGACGGTTGTGTGTGTAGGTGTGCCCCAACTTGGAGAAGATGAAGTGGCTACTCCGGAACATGAACATGATATGTTTCGCAATGCTCAAGCCGTGAGAGTCATTAGAAGCTCTCTTTGCACAATGGAGTACAACAAAGTTAGAGGAATTGTTAGTGCAAAGGAGATTTGGGACACCCTCAAGATGTCACAtgaaggaaatgatgaagtcaAGGAGAAAAAGATGGATCTTCTCCAAGTAGAGTTGGAAGCATTtgtcatgaagaaggatgaaacTGTTCAACAAATGCATGATAGGCTCACCCTTCTTGTCACCGACATCAAGACTCTTGGTAGCAAGGATTGGGATGATTTCAAGGTCACAAAGAAGATGCTTAGAGCTTATGCACCCAATAATTCTGTGTTGGCAACCATCATTAGAGGCAAAAACTCATATAAGAAGATGAAGCCAATCAACTTGTTGAACACATTGCAATTTCATGAGATGAATGCTCTAGATGTTGCAAAGTCAATTGCTAAAGAAGAAGTCAAGATTATTGCTCTCAAGGCCGAACCAAGCAAGACGGTAGAAACAAATGAGAAACAAACAAAGCAAAAGAAGAAAGTTGAATCAAGTGATGGAGAAAGCACCGATGAGGAACTCGCCTTGATGGTGAAGAACTTCAAGAAGTTCATGAAGAAGAGAAATGTCAAGAAAGGAACATCACAAAGAAGATGCTACAAGTGTGGTGAAAAAGATCACTTCCTAGCAGATTGTCCTAAAAATAACAACAATGAAGATGAAGACAAGAAGTACAAGGACAAAGGCAAAGACAAGAGTTATGACAAGGAGAAGAGGTACAAGGAGAAGAGCAAGGAATACAAGAAGAGAAATGACAAGGCTCATGTTGGTGAAGGATGTGAGTCAAGTGACGACTCCGACAATGAGGGCACAGCATCACTTGCCTTGTTCACTACTTCATCAACACCAAGGCTCTTCAACAACCTctctgatgatgaagatgatcactccatgtgcctcatggctaaGGGGAATAAAGTATCAAACTATTCAAATCCTTCATCCTCTGCTACCTCCACATCTAGTGAAGTAGAAGATGACTTAGAGAAAGAGGAGGCCCAACACAATGAAAACATGATAAAGAAGTTTGGCAAAGAATGctataaataaattaaaaagcTTCTAGAGAaattagagaaaaagaaagagattctTAGAGAGAAAGAAGACTTGCTCGTCCTTAAGAAGGAGAGAAATCTTTCTCTAGAAGAATCTTTAGCTAAGGAAAAAGATAAGGTCGAGAAGTTGGCAATGAACTTGTCTCTTGCCAATCACTCAAATATGAGGATGTCAAAGGATCATGTCTTAGCAAAGGACTCACTACCTAGCCTAAAGAATGTTCATAGTGAACTTCAAGAGAGGCATTCACGCCTTGAAGATATAAATAAAGATCTTGAAGTAAGCTATAGCACTCTTTGGGAGAGCACCAAATCTAGTTCCAGGGCTAATCTTGGCTCTAATGCCTCTACTAGCAAAGGGTACTCAAAATGTTATAATCATGATATAAATATTTGCGTTACTAACCTTTCCAAGCTAGAAGAAGCAATCAAGGGCAAGGATGAACAAATCCACGAGTTGAACATGCTAGTTGGTAAGGGAAACCTCAAGCCAAAGAGTGACTTTAAGTCACACCCGGCTTATGACACGGCTAGAAGgtttccaagcattggtgatgGACTTGGCCTTACAAGAGGAAACAAGGTAAATGGTACTAAGATTGTGAATGGCCAAGCCATCCCACTTTGGAAGAAAGGAGCCAATCTTAAGAATTTGATGACCATAGCTCACAATGGCTTAAAGTTAAATATTGACCAAGGTAAGAACAAGGTTGAGGTTACAACAAAGGTCAACACAAGCAACAAGAAGGTGCCATATCCCATATCACGCAACTACACATTTGACTACACGGTTGTGATTCAAAATGGGAAGATGGTTGTCAAGTACATTGGTGCTCACACTAGGAGGTTGAGGAGTGTGTGGGTGCCCAAAATGGCTCATTCTAACCTCCAAGGACCCAaacaagtttgggtacctaaaactT
This window contains:
- the LOC120695316 gene encoding uncharacterized protein LOC120695316; its protein translation is MEYNKVRGIVSAKEIWDTLKMSHEGNDEVKEKKMDLLQVELEAFVMKKDETVQQMHDRLTLLVTDIKTLGSKDWDDFKVTKKMLRAYAPNNSVLATIIRGKNSYKKMKPINLLNTLQFHEMNALDVAKSIAKEEVKIIALKAEPSKTVETNEKQTKQKKKVESSDGESTDEELALMVKNFKKFMKKRNVKKGTSQRRCYKCGEKDHFLADCPKNNNNEDEDKKYKDKGKDKSYDKEKRYKEKSKEYKKRNDKAHVGEGCESSDDSDNEGTASLALFTTSSTPRLFNNLSDDEDDHSMCLMAKGNKLEEAIKGKDEQIHELNMLVGKGNLKPKSDFKSHPAYDTARRFPSIGDGLGLTRGNKVNGTKIVNGQAIPLWKKGANLKNLMTIAHNGLKLNIDQGKNKVEVTTKVNTSNKKVPYPISRNYTFDYTVVIQNGKMVVKYIGAHTRRLRSVWAYSSGGSAWLIDSGCSNHMTREKDLFTSLETDDILKETIVFGDNSKGEDKSEVQGIVKKFIRRAHNEFELKIKNIRSDNGSKFRNTKVEIFFDEEGIKHEFSAPYTPQ